A genomic stretch from Lepisosteus oculatus isolate fLepOcu1 chromosome 7, fLepOcu1.hap2, whole genome shotgun sequence includes:
- the LOC107078084 gene encoding protein mono-ADP-ribosyltransferase PARP12-like isoform X2 produces MAVDVTKFLCRNRGCLLYRELKQMMPLSEEQLIEILKNSSKFVIIKGREGTIRGNNLSPDSTIIAKSSLRLCTRYPDCEKCDDLHLCKYFVCGHCFIASGKCRNSHDIHSDHNGAVLRAHFLQDLDEAELFQLLLQNDSYLLPEVCRHYNQGNEEYGSCDYKKNCCKLHVCRYYLQGNCRSRGASQCWSIQ; encoded by the exons ATGGCAGTTGATGTTACAAAATTTCTTTGCAGAAACCGAGGCTGTCTGCTGTACAGGGAGCTAAAGCAGATGATGCCACTGTCAGAGGAGCAGCTCATCGAGATCCTGAAGAACAGCAGTAAATTTGTCATAATTAAAGGCAGGGAAGGAACGATCCGAGGAAACAATCTGAGCCCTGACAGCACAATAATTGCAAAATCAAGTTTGCGACTGTGTACGAGATACCCCGACTgtgaaaaatgtgatgatctgcacctgtgcaaatattttgtttgtggCCACTGCTTTATTGCAAG TGGCAAATGCAGAAACTCACACGATATCCATTCGGACCACAATGGAGCTGTTCTGAGAGCCCATTTTCTGCAAGACCTGGACGAAGCTGAGCTGTTTCAACTCCTGCTGCAGAACGACTCCTACCTTCTGCCTGAG GTCTGTCGTCATTACAATCAGGGCAATGAAGAATATGGATCATGTGActacaaaaaaaactgctgcaAACTCCATGTCTGTCGGTACTACTTACAAGGGAACTGCAG AAGCCGAGgagccagtcagtgctggagTATTCAATGA
- the LOC107078084 gene encoding protein mono-ADP-ribosyltransferase PARP12-like isoform X1 has protein sequence MAVDVTKFLCRNRGCLLYRELKQMMPLSEEQLIEILKNSSKFVIIKGREGTIRGNNLSPDSTIIAKSSLRLCTRYPDCEKCDDLHLCKYFVCGHCFIASGKCRNSHDIHSDHNGAVLRAHFLQDLDEAELFQLLLQNDSYLLPEVCRHYNQGNEEYGSCDYKKNCCKLHVCRYYLQGNCRFGAHCWKSHSFDQNTCLTLKGWGVTEDKIGDLPYIYKNKHRIKEAEEPVSAGVFND, from the exons ATGGCAGTTGATGTTACAAAATTTCTTTGCAGAAACCGAGGCTGTCTGCTGTACAGGGAGCTAAAGCAGATGATGCCACTGTCAGAGGAGCAGCTCATCGAGATCCTGAAGAACAGCAGTAAATTTGTCATAATTAAAGGCAGGGAAGGAACGATCCGAGGAAACAATCTGAGCCCTGACAGCACAATAATTGCAAAATCAAGTTTGCGACTGTGTACGAGATACCCCGACTgtgaaaaatgtgatgatctgcacctgtgcaaatattttgtttgtggCCACTGCTTTATTGCAAG TGGCAAATGCAGAAACTCACACGATATCCATTCGGACCACAATGGAGCTGTTCTGAGAGCCCATTTTCTGCAAGACCTGGACGAAGCTGAGCTGTTTCAACTCCTGCTGCAGAACGACTCCTACCTTCTGCCTGAG GTCTGTCGTCATTACAATCAGGGCAATGAAGAATATGGATCATGTGActacaaaaaaaactgctgcaAACTCCATGTCTGTCGGTACTACTTACAAGGGAACTGCAGGTTTGGTGCTCATTGCTGGAAGTCCCACAGCTTTGACCAGAATACCTGTTTAACTCTGAAAGGCTGGGGAGTCACTGAGGACAAAATTGGTGACCTGCCTTACATTTATAAGAACAAACACAGAATTAAAG AAGCCGAGgagccagtcagtgctggagTATTCAATGATTGA
- the LOC107078084 gene encoding protein mono-ADP-ribosyltransferase PARP12-like isoform X3: MAVDVTKFLCRNRGCLLYRELKQMMPLSEEQLIEILKNSSKFVIIKGREGTIRGNNLSPDSTIIAKSSLRLCTRYPDCEKCDDLHLCKYFVCGHCFIASGKCRNSHDIHSDHNGAVLRAHFLQDLDEAELFQLLLQNDSYLLPEKPRSQSVLEYSMIDDL, encoded by the exons ATGGCAGTTGATGTTACAAAATTTCTTTGCAGAAACCGAGGCTGTCTGCTGTACAGGGAGCTAAAGCAGATGATGCCACTGTCAGAGGAGCAGCTCATCGAGATCCTGAAGAACAGCAGTAAATTTGTCATAATTAAAGGCAGGGAAGGAACGATCCGAGGAAACAATCTGAGCCCTGACAGCACAATAATTGCAAAATCAAGTTTGCGACTGTGTACGAGATACCCCGACTgtgaaaaatgtgatgatctgcacctgtgcaaatattttgtttgtggCCACTGCTTTATTGCAAG TGGCAAATGCAGAAACTCACACGATATCCATTCGGACCACAATGGAGCTGTTCTGAGAGCCCATTTTCTGCAAGACCTGGACGAAGCTGAGCTGTTTCAACTCCTGCTGCAGAACGACTCCTACCTTCTGCCTGAG AAGCCGAGgagccagtcagtgctggagTATTCAATGATTGATGACCTTTGA
- the LOC102688790 gene encoding protein mono-ADP-ribosyltransferase PARP12-like, giving the protein MANAYARVIHYATSVLCSNKGSMDYLQLHRKVFQLCRISEEDFWYIVRKCSRFAVVKNTSERTWEDGLSPPDCTIIAKTSLRLCKHYTKHECYDCQELHLCKYFVYGNCRYGKGRKECKYSHNLRSDHNYPILRECTLHELNEEDLFLLLLQNDPSLLPEVCVHYNKGTGLFGACTFRSTCTKLHICQHFVQDNCMFGHKCKKSHMIDPQGRRMLEERGLSGDIIHDLPFVYRNMYKLNARSNSASNSREGISDSIARPSAQEDEKQEICLHYIRRNCTFQDQCYRVHFHLPYKWEVFDGTSWRELRHMEEIERAYCDPRNTQSNGSRPVDFLTMTRESYRVRRLSTASSITKPPHYILTTEWVWYYKGDHENWIEYGKPDDKQRVASITSKELELTYLTDSSAEITVVKGHRKYVLSFRDMYQRNPKHNTKRRVRRRPRFVSVQDVANKISR; this is encoded by the exons ATGGCTAACGCTTACGCGAGGGTAATTCACTATGCTACCAGCGTCCTGTGTTCCAATAAAGGATCCATGGACTATTTACAACTGCACAGAAAAGTTTTCCAGCTCTGTAGGATTTCGGAGGAGGATTTTTGGTACATCGTGCGAAAATGCAGCAGGTTTGCTGTAGTGAAAAACACGAGCGAGCGGACTTGGGAAGATGGGCTCAGTCCTCCTGACTGCACGATTATTGCTAAAACATCCCTTCGCCTCTGCAAACATTACACGAAACATGAGTGCTACGATTGCCAGGAGCTTCAcctttgtaaatattttgtttacgGAAACTGCAGATACGGGAAAGGAAG gAAGGAATGTAAATATTCTCACAAtctcagatcagatcacaactACCCTATTCTCAGAGAGTGTACCCTCCATGAACTGAACGAAGAAGACCTTTTTCTCTTACTGCTGCAGAATGATCCTTCTTTACTCCCTGAG GTATGTGTCCATTATAACAAGGGGACTGGGTTATTTGGAGCTTGTACTTTCCGAAGTACCTGCACAAAGCTGCACATCTGCCAGCACTTTGTCCAAGATAACTGCATGTTTGGCCACAAGTGCAAAAAGTCCCACATGATCGATCCACAGGGCAGGAGAATGTTAGAAGAACGAGGACTCAGTGGAGACATTATTCACGATCTTCCCTTCGTATACAGGAATATGTATAAGTTGAATGCACGCTCTAACTCGGCTTCCAACAGCAGAG AAGGGATCAGTGATAGCATAGCCAGGCCTTCAGCACAAGAGGATGAGAAGCAGGAAATATGTCTCCATTACATAAGGAGAAACTGCACTTTTCAAG ACCAGTGTTATCGGGTGCACTTCCATTTACCCTACAAATGGGAAGTGTTTGACGGGACGTCCTGGAGAGAACTAAGGCACATGGAAGAGATTGAGAGGGCATACTGTGACCCCAGAAACACACAGAG CAATGGGTCCCGGCCGGTAGACTTTCTGACCATGACGAGAGAGTCGTATCGTGTCCGACGCCTCTCTACGGCTTCCTCCATCACCAAACCTCCACATTATATCCTCACCACAGAGTGGGTCTGGTATTACAAAGGTGACCATGAAAACTGGATTGAATATGGAAAGCCT GATGACAAACAAAGAGTGGCTTCAATCACCTCTAAGGAGCTGGAACTGACCTACCTGACGGATAGCTCAGCAGAAATTACGGTGGTTAAAGGTCATCGAAAGTATGTCCTGAGCTTCAGAG ATATGTATCAACGAAACCCAAAGCACAACACGAAGCGGAGGGTGAGAAGAAGGCCTAGATTTGTTTCTGTGCAAGATGTCGCAAATAAGATCTCACGGTAA